The following proteins are encoded in a genomic region of Gloeomargarita sp. SKYB120:
- the ureC gene encoding urease subunit alpha, translating into MSYRMSRRAYADTYGPTVGDRVRLADTELFIEVEKDFTIYGEEVKFGGGKVIRDGMGQSPISRGAGAMDTVITNALILDWWGIVKADVGIKDGKIAAIGKAGNPYTQDGVTIIIGPGTEIIAGEGLILTAGGIDTHIHFICPQQIEVALASGITTMIGGGTGPAVGTCATTCTPGPWHIYRMLEAADGFPINLGFLGKGNSAKPEGLREQIRAGAIGLKLHEDWGSTPAAIDVCLGVAEEFDVQVAIHTDTLNEAGFVEDTIRAFKGRVIHTYHTEGAGGGHAPDIIKVCGEPNVLPSSTNPTRPYTVNTLEEHLDMLMVCHHLDPNIPEDVAFAESRIRRETIAAEDILHDMGALSIISSDSQAMGRVGEVIIRTWQTAHKMKVQRGPLPEEERADNFRVRRYVAKYTINPAITHGIARYVGSVEVGKFADLCLWKPAFFGVKPEMVLKAGAIVWSQMGDANASIPTPQPVHMRPMFASFGRCSYSTSFTFVSKVALEEGVPQQLGLQKRVLPVENIRRLSKKDLKLNDALPHIEVDPETYIVRANGEVLTCEPAKELPMAQRYFLF; encoded by the coding sequence ATGAGCTACCGGATGAGCCGGCGGGCCTACGCCGATACCTATGGACCAACGGTCGGAGACCGGGTACGCCTGGCTGACACGGAACTCTTCATAGAGGTGGAAAAGGATTTCACTATCTACGGGGAGGAGGTGAAATTCGGCGGGGGGAAGGTGATTCGGGATGGCATGGGGCAATCACCTATCTCGCGGGGCGCTGGGGCGATGGACACGGTGATCACCAACGCCCTCATCCTGGACTGGTGGGGCATTGTCAAGGCGGATGTGGGGATTAAAGACGGTAAGATTGCGGCTATCGGTAAAGCCGGTAACCCCTACACCCAAGATGGGGTGACCATCATCATTGGGCCGGGAACTGAGATTATTGCTGGAGAAGGCTTGATCCTGACGGCGGGGGGCATTGATACGCACATTCATTTCATTTGTCCCCAGCAAATTGAAGTGGCTCTCGCTTCGGGCATCACCACCATGATTGGCGGCGGCACGGGACCGGCAGTAGGAACCTGCGCCACCACCTGCACCCCTGGACCTTGGCATATCTACCGTATGTTGGAGGCCGCCGATGGCTTTCCCATCAACCTCGGGTTTTTGGGCAAGGGCAACAGCGCCAAACCAGAAGGACTGCGGGAACAAATCCGGGCGGGCGCCATTGGCTTGAAACTCCATGAGGACTGGGGCTCGACCCCCGCCGCCATTGATGTGTGCTTAGGCGTGGCCGAAGAGTTTGACGTGCAGGTGGCGATTCACACTGACACCTTGAACGAGGCGGGCTTTGTGGAGGATACGATTCGGGCCTTTAAAGGGCGGGTGATTCACACCTACCACACCGAGGGCGCTGGCGGAGGCCATGCACCCGACATCATCAAAGTCTGTGGCGAACCAAACGTTTTACCCTCTTCGACCAACCCCACCCGTCCCTACACCGTCAACACCCTGGAAGAGCATCTGGATATGTTGATGGTGTGCCACCACCTAGACCCCAACATTCCGGAAGATGTGGCCTTTGCCGAATCCCGCATCCGCCGCGAAACCATTGCCGCTGAAGACATCCTGCACGACATGGGGGCGCTGAGCATCATCTCTTCCGACTCCCAAGCGATGGGCCGGGTGGGGGAAGTAATCATTCGCACCTGGCAGACCGCCCACAAGATGAAGGTGCAGCGGGGACCGTTGCCGGAAGAGGAGCGAGCTGACAACTTCCGGGTACGGCGCTACGTGGCCAAGTACACCATTAACCCCGCCATCACCCACGGGATTGCCCGCTATGTGGGGTCGGTGGAGGTGGGGAAATTCGCCGACCTGTGTCTCTGGAAACCGGCGTTTTTTGGGGTCAAACCGGAAATGGTGCTCAAAGCGGGTGCAATTGTTTGGAGTCAAATGGGCGATGCCAACGCCAGTATCCCCACGCCTCAGCCGGTGCATATGCGGCCCATGTTTGCCAGTTTTGGCCGCTGCAGCTACAGCACGTCGTTTACGTTTGTCTCCAAAGTGGCCCTGGAGGAGGGCGTTCCCCAGCAGTTGGGCTTGCAAAAGCGGGTACTGCCAGTGGAAAACATCCGCCGTTTGAGCAAGAAGGATTTAAAGCTCAACGACGCGCTCCCCCACATCGAGGTGGACCCCGAAACCTACATCGTGCGGGCCAATGGAGAAGTTCTGACCTGCGAGCCAGCCAAGGAACTACCCATGGCCCAGCGGTACTTCCTCTTTTAG
- a CDS encoding urease subunit gamma: MHLTPQEKDKLLIFTAALVAERRRSRGLKLNYPEAVALITAAILEGAREGKTVAQLMSEGTQILKKADVMEGVAEMIPEVQVEATFPDGTKLVTVHQPIRD; the protein is encoded by the coding sequence ATGCATCTGACGCCTCAGGAGAAGGACAAGCTGCTCATCTTCACAGCGGCGTTGGTGGCGGAGCGGCGCCGGAGTCGGGGATTAAAATTGAACTACCCGGAAGCGGTGGCGTTGATTACCGCTGCCATCTTGGAGGGGGCACGCGAGGGCAAAACGGTCGCCCAACTGATGAGTGAAGGCACGCAGATTCTCAAGAAGGCGGACGTCATGGAGGGTGTTGCCGAAATGATCCCCGAAGTGCAAGTGGAGGCGACCTTTCCCGATGGCACGAAACTGGTGACGGTCCATCAACCGATTCGCGACTAG
- a CDS encoding efflux RND transporter permease subunit, translated as MIFSVSNFFIRRPVFATVLSLVIVILGAASIPTLPVAQYPNVTPPQIVVTSRYVGANAEVVESTVTNILERELNGIQGVRYIKSTSANDGTSNIALTFELGRDQDIAANEVQNRVAAVRSRLPDVVNRTGIQVNKANSSFLLAIGLYAEPDETGKDRYDDIYLSNYADLYINDALKRIKGVESVQIFGERQYAMRIWLDPLKLAARNLTPQDVVRAIREQNLQVGAGQIGQPPVPEGQQYQYSVTARGRFQSAEEFGKLVLRTEPNGSLIRLQDVARVELGAENYSSVLRFTSEDGVSHRGVGLGIRQELGSNALVVARQVKEKMQELQKSFPPGMKYEIAFDTTAFVEAGTKEVIVSLIMAIVLVVTIIFLFLQNWRSALITSIAIPVALVGTFIFVKVFGFSINTLTLFGLTLATGLVVDDAIVIVEDITKRIQEQRMAPLPAAMASMDALFGAVIATSVVLITVFIPVAFLPGTTGQLYRQFALTIAFSITISTFNAITLTPTLAALLIRPNQAPDHWVFRTINQWITSLREQYGRLLPKLVQRKHWIVGIFALLLVASYGLYNLMPKAFLPEEDQGYFITVVRAPEGVSLEYTEKVLEKVENILKQRPEVRNIFAVGGFSFSGATPNVGIIFTTLRPWAERPRPEQSVSGIIGGFFPPPPRGLFPQFLSIKEATVVPFAPPAIPGVGNFGGFEFQLQDRIGLGFQTLGETLEQFLTAVRNFPSPNRPAVTRLRAEFSGNTPQIEVQVNRDRANALGVKITDIFDTLQTLLGSTYVNDFEQFQRTYRVYVQADGAFRANPESINQFYVRSSNNQMIPLGNLVTIRQITAPSVISHYNLFRAVEINGVASPGKSSGQAIQALETVAKQSLPRGFGFEWSGLSLEEVESAGQAVGIFALGVVFVFLTLAAQYENYVDPFIIMLTVPLAVLGALIAIFLRGLTVDVYTQIGFVMLIGMASKNAILIVEFANQLVAEGFSITKAAMEACQERLRPILMTALSTIIGAFPLWIATGAGAAARRSLGTCIVGGMGIASLLSLFVVPVLYIVIKNLEARFWKHSPSESI; from the coding sequence ATGATTTTTTCTGTTTCTAATTTCTTTATCCGCCGTCCGGTGTTTGCCACGGTGTTGTCCCTGGTGATTGTGATTTTGGGAGCGGCATCAATTCCCACCTTGCCAGTGGCGCAATACCCCAACGTGACGCCGCCGCAAATTGTGGTGACCTCGCGCTATGTGGGGGCCAATGCGGAAGTGGTGGAATCCACCGTGACCAACATCCTGGAGCGAGAACTCAACGGCATTCAGGGGGTGCGTTACATCAAATCCACTAGCGCCAACGACGGCACCAGCAACATTGCCTTGACGTTTGAGTTGGGACGGGACCAAGACATTGCCGCCAACGAAGTGCAAAACCGGGTAGCCGCAGTACGGTCACGGTTGCCCGATGTGGTCAATCGCACCGGCATTCAGGTCAACAAAGCTAACAGCAGTTTTTTACTCGCTATCGGTTTGTATGCCGAACCTGATGAAACCGGTAAAGACCGCTACGACGATATCTATCTCAGTAACTACGCCGATTTGTATATCAATGACGCGCTGAAACGCATCAAAGGGGTCGAGAGCGTGCAGATTTTTGGGGAGCGGCAATATGCGATGCGTATCTGGTTGGACCCGCTCAAGTTGGCAGCACGCAATCTCACGCCCCAGGATGTAGTACGGGCGATTCGGGAGCAGAATTTACAGGTGGGCGCCGGGCAAATTGGTCAACCGCCGGTGCCAGAAGGCCAGCAGTATCAATACTCGGTCACGGCGCGGGGGCGATTCCAGAGCGCGGAAGAGTTTGGCAAGCTGGTGTTGCGCACTGAACCGAATGGCTCTCTGATTCGCTTGCAAGACGTCGCGCGGGTGGAACTCGGCGCAGAAAATTACAGTTCAGTGCTGCGGTTTACCTCTGAAGACGGTGTGTCGCACCGGGGTGTGGGCCTAGGCATTCGCCAGGAACTAGGGAGCAATGCGCTGGTGGTGGCCCGGCAAGTGAAAGAAAAAATGCAGGAATTGCAAAAGAGTTTTCCGCCGGGAATGAAATATGAAATTGCTTTTGACACCACAGCGTTTGTAGAAGCCGGCACCAAGGAAGTGATTGTTTCGTTAATCATGGCCATTGTTCTAGTGGTCACCATTATCTTTCTATTCCTACAAAACTGGCGGTCGGCGTTGATCACTTCGATTGCCATTCCGGTGGCGCTGGTGGGAACCTTTATTTTTGTGAAAGTCTTTGGGTTTTCCATCAATACGCTAACCCTGTTTGGGTTAACTCTCGCCACCGGTCTAGTGGTGGACGATGCGATTGTCATTGTCGAAGACATTACCAAGCGTATTCAGGAACAACGGATGGCGCCGTTGCCAGCAGCCATGGCTTCGATGGACGCCTTGTTCGGGGCGGTTATTGCCACATCCGTCGTTTTGATCACTGTATTTATCCCTGTGGCTTTTTTACCTGGTACAACGGGGCAACTCTATCGCCAATTTGCTTTAACCATCGCCTTTTCCATCACCATTTCAACCTTTAATGCCATCACGTTGACCCCGACCCTGGCCGCCCTGCTCATCCGTCCCAATCAGGCCCCCGACCATTGGGTATTTCGCACCATCAATCAATGGATCACTTCCCTGCGAGAACAATATGGCCGGCTCTTACCCAAACTGGTGCAACGCAAGCATTGGATTGTCGGGATATTTGCCCTGCTACTGGTGGCTAGCTATGGCCTTTACAACCTGATGCCCAAAGCCTTTTTACCGGAAGAAGACCAGGGGTATTTCATTACGGTGGTGCGGGCGCCGGAAGGGGTATCGTTGGAATATACGGAAAAGGTTTTAGAAAAGGTCGAAAATATCCTAAAACAGCGACCGGAAGTACGCAATATTTTTGCAGTGGGGGGGTTTAGCTTCAGCGGCGCAACGCCAAATGTCGGCATTATTTTCACGACGCTACGCCCTTGGGCAGAACGCCCTCGACCTGAGCAATCCGTAAGCGGGATTATCGGGGGATTTTTCCCACCGCCCCCTCGGGGTTTATTCCCCCAGTTTCTCAGCATCAAGGAAGCGACTGTGGTTCCTTTTGCGCCGCCAGCGATTCCAGGGGTGGGCAACTTTGGCGGGTTTGAATTCCAGTTGCAAGACCGCATTGGTTTAGGGTTTCAAACGCTCGGGGAAACGTTAGAGCAATTTTTAACTGCTGTGCGCAATTTCCCCAGTCCTAATCGTCCGGCAGTCACTCGCTTGCGCGCTGAATTCAGTGGCAATACGCCCCAAATTGAAGTGCAGGTGAATCGGGACCGGGCGAATGCCTTGGGCGTCAAAATCACCGATATTTTCGATACGTTGCAGACGTTGCTGGGTTCGACCTACGTCAATGATTTTGAGCAGTTTCAACGCACCTACCGGGTGTATGTGCAGGCTGACGGCGCTTTTCGCGCGAATCCCGAAAGCATCAACCAGTTCTACGTCCGCTCCAGCAATAACCAGATGATTCCCCTGGGCAATTTAGTCACCATTCGGCAAATAACCGCGCCTTCGGTCATCAGTCACTACAACCTGTTTCGGGCGGTGGAAATTAACGGGGTTGCCAGTCCAGGAAAATCATCGGGGCAAGCGATTCAAGCATTAGAAACTGTCGCCAAGCAATCCCTCCCGCGCGGGTTTGGGTTTGAGTGGTCGGGGTTGTCGCTAGAAGAAGTGGAATCAGCGGGCCAGGCCGTGGGCATCTTTGCGCTGGGGGTGGTGTTTGTGTTTTTGACCTTAGCGGCTCAGTACGAAAACTACGTGGACCCCTTTATCATCATGCTGACGGTGCCGCTGGCGGTTTTGGGGGCTTTGATTGCCATTTTTCTGCGGGGCTTGACCGTTGATGTTTACACCCAAATCGGGTTTGTGATGTTAATCGGCATGGCTAGTAAAAACGCCATTCTGATTGTGGAATTTGCCAACCAGTTGGTGGCGGAAGGGTTTAGTATCACCAAGGCGGCGATGGAAGCCTGTCAGGAGCGGTTGCGTCCAATTTTGATGACCGCTTTGTCCACCATTATTGGGGCGTTTCCCTTGTGGATTGCCACAGGCGCCGGGGCAGCAGCACGACGTTCGCTGGGAACCTGTATCGTTGGCGGGATGGGCATTGCCAGTTTACTGAGCTTGTTCGTGGTGCCTGTGCTGTATATTGTGATTAAGAATCTGGAAGCTCGCTTTTGGAAGCACTCTCCCTCGGAGAGCATCTAG
- a CDS encoding efflux RND transporter periplasmic adaptor subunit, with translation MSRRLTWPRRGWVWWVTFLALLGAGWWFYNRFVRVFLAISRLRPQPTAVVLTTPQVQTVAEASEFVARLDSRQSVTLQPQVSAQVRRILVQPGATVRAGQLLMQLDAREQQAQVQSQQAAVENARAAVQAAQMDIQAEQATLKSLQANQQARRADVELAQRETQRLQQLYREGAISRQELDRQINQQQVAQARLEEANAQIRTQQATIARAQARFVRAQADLRQAQANLARARANLDLYNIRAPFAGEVGDIPVKVGDLVNANTPLLTLAQNRDLELNLDIPLERATDLRLGLPVEMLDGQGRVVQTGRIAFISPTVNTQSQTVQVKANFTNPQGQLRSNEFVRVRVVWQRRPGVLVPVTAISRLGGQNFVFVAKPLAQSGCQNVVSTSPGPPPPVTPDELVAVQTPVQLGRIVGDKQEVLTGLTPADRLVPIGILQLNHCAWIAEQRPLSSRKQP, from the coding sequence ATGAGCAGGCGATTGACATGGCCCCGGCGCGGGTGGGTCTGGTGGGTGACATTCTTGGCACTGCTAGGGGCGGGCTGGTGGTTTTACAACCGGTTTGTGCGGGTATTTCTGGCCATCAGCCGGTTGCGACCTCAACCCACCGCTGTGGTTTTGACCACCCCCCAGGTGCAAACCGTGGCCGAAGCATCCGAGTTTGTAGCGCGGTTGGATTCGCGTCAGTCGGTGACCTTGCAGCCCCAGGTGAGTGCCCAGGTACGGCGGATTCTGGTGCAGCCGGGGGCGACGGTACGAGCAGGACAATTGTTGATGCAATTGGATGCCCGGGAACAGCAAGCGCAGGTGCAAAGCCAGCAGGCCGCTGTCGAAAACGCCCGCGCCGCCGTGCAAGCCGCCCAAATGGATATCCAAGCGGAACAGGCCACCTTGAAATCGCTCCAGGCCAATCAACAGGCGCGGCGGGCCGATGTGGAATTGGCGCAGCGAGAAACCCAGCGATTGCAACAGCTTTACCGCGAAGGTGCGATCAGCCGCCAGGAACTGGACCGGCAAATTAATCAACAACAGGTAGCCCAAGCCCGCCTGGAAGAAGCCAACGCCCAAATTCGCACCCAACAGGCTACGATTGCCCGCGCCCAGGCCCGGTTCGTGCGCGCCCAAGCCGACTTACGCCAAGCCCAGGCCAATCTCGCTCGCGCCCGCGCCAACTTAGACCTCTACAACATTCGCGCGCCCTTTGCGGGGGAAGTCGGAGATATTCCCGTAAAAGTCGGGGATTTGGTCAATGCCAATACACCGTTGCTCACCTTGGCCCAGAATCGGGATTTGGAACTGAATTTGGACATCCCCCTCGAGCGCGCCACCGACCTGCGGCTGGGGTTGCCAGTGGAAATGCTGGATGGGCAGGGACGGGTTGTACAAACGGGGCGCATTGCCTTTATTTCGCCGACGGTGAACACCCAGAGCCAGACGGTGCAGGTCAAAGCCAACTTTACCAATCCCCAGGGGCAATTGCGCAGCAACGAATTCGTGCGGGTGCGGGTGGTGTGGCAACGCCGACCGGGCGTTTTGGTGCCGGTAACCGCCATTTCTCGCTTAGGGGGGCAAAATTTTGTATTCGTCGCCAAACCCTTGGCGCAATCGGGGTGTCAAAACGTGGTGTCCACCAGTCCGGGACCGCCGCCGCCTGTCACGCCCGATGAATTGGTGGCCGTGCAGACACCCGTGCAATTGGGTAGAATCGTGGGGGATAAACAGGAAGTCTTGACGGGACTGACGCCGGCGGATCGCTTGGTGCCGATAGGTATTTTGCAACTGAATCACTGCGCTTGGATTGCTGAACAACGTCCACTTTCATCCCGGAAGCAGCCATGA
- a CDS encoding PadR family transcriptional regulator, which produces MLELATLGLLRREPLHGYRLTKLLELLMGSCISVNYGAIYPLLRRLERRGDISSLSIQRGEAGPSRVIYQITPQGQERWLRLMLAEYRESWVNSRARFMVMLCFFGDLTPQQRQILWQRRVHQCQQRLAQLKSWETQALLNDPYQRLALQRAVQMVQQELAWLQELAQQEGLQQVQA; this is translated from the coding sequence ATGCTAGAGCTAGCAACGCTGGGGTTATTGCGACGGGAACCGCTGCATGGCTATCGGCTAACCAAGCTGTTGGAGCTATTGATGGGCAGTTGCATCAGTGTCAATTACGGGGCGATTTACCCGCTGTTGCGGCGCCTGGAGCGACGGGGCGACATCAGCAGTCTTTCGATTCAGCGGGGAGAAGCGGGCCCCAGCCGGGTGATTTACCAGATCACGCCCCAGGGACAGGAGCGCTGGTTGCGGTTGATGCTGGCGGAGTATCGCGAAAGCTGGGTCAACAGCCGGGCGCGCTTCATGGTCATGCTGTGTTTTTTTGGTGACTTAACGCCCCAACAGCGACAAATCCTGTGGCAACGGCGCGTTCACCAATGCCAGCAGCGGTTGGCCCAACTGAAATCCTGGGAAACCCAAGCGTTGCTCAATGACCCCTACCAGCGGTTGGCTCTCCAACGGGCGGTGCAGATGGTGCAGCAGGAGCTGGCCTGGCTCCAGGAATTGGCGCAGCAGGAAGGGTTACAGCAGGTGCAGGCATGA